The proteins below are encoded in one region of Candidatus Thiodiazotropha sp. LNASS1:
- a CDS encoding DUF411 domain-containing protein, translating into MIRLETSKSYRNGYRAGKICHSFKSLLLLLAALTLSTHSFAADVIVYKSPTCGCCNDWVKHLQQNGFSVQAHDRSDMQLVKRTLNVPQGLQSCHTAVVGDYVVEGHVPAKEIVRLLREKPAVKGISVPGMPMGSPGMEGPRKDNYDVLIFDEKGKTEVYSRY; encoded by the coding sequence ATGATTAGACTAGAGACCAGTAAATCGTATCGGAATGGATATCGTGCAGGTAAAATATGCCATTCCTTCAAATCACTCCTTCTTCTGTTGGCGGCTCTGACGCTATCAACTCACTCATTCGCAGCCGATGTCATCGTCTACAAAAGCCCGACCTGCGGATGTTGCAACGATTGGGTAAAACATCTGCAACAGAATGGCTTTTCCGTGCAAGCGCATGACAGAAGTGATATGCAGTTGGTGAAGCGTACACTTAATGTCCCGCAAGGGCTTCAATCCTGTCATACCGCCGTGGTGGGTGACTATGTCGTCGAGGGTCATGTGCCGGCCAAGGAGATCGTGCGTCTATTGAGAGAGAAGCCAGCGGTCAAGGGGATCAGTGTCCCCGGTATGCCGATGGGCTCGCCCGGCATGGAAGGCCCAAGGAAGGATAATTATGATGTGCTTATCTTTGATGAAAAGGGTAAGACTGAAGTCTATTCCCGCTACTGA
- a CDS encoding Hsp20/alpha crystallin family protein, translated as MLPRIHGFDSGLFNEFRRLEQEMDQLFGAGFWPNTMRSIAKDNYPPINVGVTPEQVDLYLFAAGVNPEELDISINDNRLSIKGERHVERDDERNYFRKERYDGAFHKVVTLPDDVDADKVEAHYDNGVLHIVIQRRESSKPRQITVQ; from the coding sequence ATGTTGCCAAGAATACACGGCTTCGATTCAGGCCTGTTCAATGAATTCAGGCGTCTGGAACAGGAGATGGATCAGCTTTTCGGTGCAGGGTTCTGGCCGAATACGATGCGATCCATTGCCAAAGATAACTATCCGCCAATCAACGTCGGCGTAACGCCGGAACAGGTTGATCTCTATCTGTTTGCGGCCGGCGTGAATCCTGAGGAGTTGGATATCTCAATCAATGATAACCGTTTGTCCATCAAAGGCGAGCGACACGTTGAGCGGGATGACGAACGGAACTATTTTCGAAAAGAGCGATATGACGGTGCCTTTCATAAGGTAGTCACACTGCCCGATGATGTGGACGCGGACAAGGTAGAAGCCCACTACGACAATGGTGTTCTGCATATTGTCATCCAACGTCGAGAGTCTTCCAAACCACGACAGATTACCGTTCAGTAA
- a CDS encoding copper resistance system multicopper oxidase — protein MKRVFDRLLNEGVNLHRRRFVTGLSLGGAALGLQPFGLLAGRGSEPGGTTLQGRVFNLTISQTAVNFTGSARVATTVNGSVPAPVLRWREGDQVTLNVTNLLPETSSIHWHGIILPSAMDGVPGISTGFNGIPPGETFSYRFDVKQSGTYWYHSHSGFQEQTGLYGAIVVDPKEPGPYAYDRDYVVVLSDWTDEDPNDVYAKLKKLSHYYNNNERTHGDLMRDLEQKGLSATWNERRMWGEMRMSQRDLSDVTGFTYTYLMNGKNPADGWIGLFKPKEKIRLRFINASAMTFFDLRIPGLKMTVIAADGQNVEPVTVDEIRLGVAETYDVLVEPADNAAYTIFAQDIARSGYARGTLTPHLSMTAHIPSLDKVANLEHGDMGMSMHHHMDHGMPEAGHSQPNMPATMDHSQHNMSGAMDHSRHTMTDRIKKMEPNSSDFSAGPVNHAATEYGPHVDMLSEDPQYRLDDPGVGLRNNGRRVLTYADLRSLHTTREHPDPDREIELHLTGNMGRYMWSINGVKHADAEPLRWKLGERLRINFVNDTMMNHPMHLHGMWSDLESGDNNYLPRKHTVIVQPGSRISYRVSVDAEGGWAYHCHLLYHMLGMFRTVTVS, from the coding sequence ATGAAAAGAGTTTTTGACAGGTTATTGAATGAGGGTGTCAATTTACATCGTCGCAGGTTTGTCACCGGTCTCTCTTTAGGTGGCGCAGCCCTGGGATTGCAGCCATTCGGTTTGTTGGCGGGTAGAGGGAGTGAACCGGGTGGCACGACACTGCAGGGAAGGGTGTTTAACCTGACCATTTCTCAAACTGCGGTGAACTTTACCGGCAGTGCACGTGTCGCCACGACAGTGAACGGTAGCGTGCCGGCACCGGTGTTGCGTTGGCGGGAAGGCGATCAGGTCACCTTGAATGTCACCAATCTGCTGCCGGAAACCAGTTCCATCCATTGGCACGGGATTATCCTGCCGAGCGCCATGGATGGGGTGCCCGGTATCTCAACCGGTTTCAATGGCATCCCTCCCGGTGAGACATTCAGCTATCGGTTTGACGTCAAACAGAGCGGTACCTATTGGTATCACAGTCACTCCGGTTTTCAGGAACAGACCGGTCTTTATGGCGCAATCGTTGTCGATCCGAAAGAACCCGGGCCTTACGCCTATGACCGGGATTATGTGGTGGTACTGTCGGACTGGACGGACGAAGATCCCAACGATGTTTATGCGAAGCTGAAAAAGTTGAGCCACTACTACAATAACAACGAGCGCACCCACGGGGATCTGATGCGTGACCTGGAGCAAAAGGGTTTGAGCGCTACCTGGAACGAGCGCAGGATGTGGGGTGAGATGCGCATGAGCCAGCGGGATCTCTCCGATGTCACAGGCTTTACCTATACCTACCTGATGAACGGGAAAAATCCGGCGGATGGGTGGATCGGATTGTTCAAACCCAAGGAGAAGATCCGTCTCAGGTTCATCAATGCATCGGCAATGACCTTTTTTGATCTGCGCATACCGGGATTGAAAATGACCGTGATCGCAGCAGACGGTCAGAATGTTGAACCGGTTACGGTTGACGAAATCCGCCTCGGTGTAGCAGAAACCTACGATGTATTGGTGGAACCGGCCGATAACGCCGCCTATACAATCTTTGCCCAGGATATCGCACGCAGCGGTTATGCCCGGGGGACGCTTACACCCCACTTGTCAATGACCGCACACATCCCTTCGCTGGATAAGGTGGCCAACCTGGAGCACGGCGATATGGGTATGAGTATGCATCATCATATGGATCATGGCATGCCTGAGGCGGGGCATAGTCAACCCAACATGCCAGCCACTATGGATCACAGTCAACACAATATGTCAGGCGCCATGGATCATAGCCGACATACAATGACAGACCGCATCAAGAAGATGGAGCCCAATTCGTCCGACTTCAGCGCTGGCCCCGTCAATCATGCGGCGACGGAATATGGGCCCCATGTGGATATGTTATCGGAGGATCCCCAATATCGGCTGGATGATCCCGGTGTCGGCCTGCGGAACAACGGCCGCCGGGTATTGACTTATGCCGATTTGCGCAGTCTACACACGACCAGGGAACATCCTGATCCGGACCGGGAGATAGAACTCCATCTGACCGGAAATATGGGCCGCTATATGTGGTCGATCAACGGTGTCAAACATGCTGACGCTGAGCCGTTGCGATGGAAACTGGGGGAGCGACTTCGTATCAACTTTGTCAACGACACGATGATGAATCATCCAATGCATCTGCATGGCATGTGGAGTGATCTGGAGAGTGGAGACAACAATTACCTGCCTCGTAAACACACAGTAATCGTCCAGCCGGGATCTCGCATCAGTTATCGGGTCAGCGTGGATGCCGAAGGTGGATGGGCTTACCACTGCCATCTGCTTTATCACATGCTTGGCATGTTTCGCACTGTTACCGTGAGTTGA
- a CDS encoding cytochrome c: MKSVQILLWLIPISLIVSACDKPQSESSGQAVVQSQPRAMPAERWYNSQQVVKGGKLYQQFCAECHKPDASGTTNWQQLDEKGNYPPPPLNGTAHTWHHPLSVLRRTVNFGGIPLGGTMPGFGEKLKPQQIDDILAWVQSHWSDEIYAIWYERDQQAGTMLPLQKKG, encoded by the coding sequence ATGAAAAGTGTACAGATATTACTATGGCTCATACCCATCAGCCTTATTGTTTCCGCCTGCGATAAACCGCAGAGCGAATCATCCGGCCAGGCTGTTGTACAATCTCAACCCCGAGCGATGCCTGCCGAGCGTTGGTACAATAGTCAACAGGTTGTCAAAGGAGGCAAGCTCTACCAACAGTTTTGCGCGGAGTGTCATAAACCCGATGCCTCCGGCACAACCAATTGGCAACAGCTGGATGAAAAAGGTAATTATCCACCGCCTCCGCTCAACGGTACGGCACATACCTGGCACCATCCGCTTTCAGTCTTAAGAAGGACTGTGAACTTCGGCGGCATACCCCTGGGCGGTACCATGCCGGGATTTGGTGAGAAGCTGAAGCCGCAGCAGATCGATGACATACTGGCCTGGGTGCAGTCCCACTGGTCCGATGAGATCTATGCGATCTGGTATGAGCGGGATCAGCAGGCCGGGACAATGTTACCGCTACAGAAAAAAGGGTGA
- a CDS encoding copper resistance protein B has protein sequence MNKRVTFFSGILLPASLLAGGMNDDPLIYKVMIEKLEIRESDEANPLVLDAEAWVGYDLNKFWFKTELERPGGETEEAEIQLLYSRAIFPFWDVQVGWRRDLIPDPERDWLAIGLKGLAPYLFEVDASLFAGESGQIGVRLDAEYEYLFTQRLVLTPEIEINLHTKDDEEVGIGSGLSDLSLGLRLRYEVKREFAPYIGVNWSKRFGDTADFAREEGEDVSDLQWLIGVRAWY, from the coding sequence ATGAATAAAAGAGTGACGTTCTTTTCAGGTATATTGCTACCCGCTTCACTGTTGGCGGGAGGTATGAACGATGATCCTTTGATCTATAAAGTGATGATCGAAAAGTTGGAGATACGTGAGAGTGATGAAGCGAATCCCCTGGTACTGGACGCTGAGGCCTGGGTCGGCTATGACTTGAATAAGTTCTGGTTTAAGACAGAGCTGGAAAGACCCGGTGGAGAGACCGAGGAGGCTGAAATACAGCTTCTCTACAGCCGGGCCATCTTTCCCTTCTGGGATGTTCAGGTAGGTTGGCGAAGAGATTTAATACCCGATCCCGAAAGAGATTGGCTGGCCATTGGCTTGAAGGGATTGGCTCCCTACCTGTTTGAAGTGGATGCGTCGCTGTTTGCCGGCGAGTCGGGACAGATTGGCGTACGTTTGGATGCCGAGTACGAATACCTGTTTACCCAAAGGCTGGTGCTGACACCGGAAATCGAGATCAATCTCCATACAAAGGATGATGAAGAGGTGGGTATCGGTTCGGGGCTTTCCGATCTCTCTTTGGGCCTTCGGCTACGCTATGAAGTAAAAAGAGAATTCGCGCCCTATATAGGCGTCAACTGGTCGAAGCGCTTCGGCGACACGGCAGATTTCGCCAGGGAGGAGGGCGAGGACGTCAGCGATCTGCAGTGGCTGATCGGTGTGCGTGCCTGGTACTGA
- a CDS encoding DUF4399 domain-containing protein, whose amino-acid sequence MHKTLVRITFILCLSVFAVSVTAHTPPEDARVFFIGLTDGAVVSTPLKVKFGIEKFGIIPAGTKDKRRHTAGHHHLLLDLKQLPDLDQPIPRDDHHIHFDRGETEAVLDLSPGKHTLQLLLGDETHEPHDPPLISEKITITVE is encoded by the coding sequence ATGCACAAAACGCTTGTAAGGATCACCTTCATACTTTGTCTAAGTGTCTTCGCTGTTTCAGTCACTGCCCATACACCACCCGAGGATGCACGGGTGTTTTTTATCGGTTTAACAGATGGGGCTGTGGTGAGCACTCCCTTGAAGGTGAAGTTCGGTATAGAAAAATTCGGTATCATTCCCGCCGGTACAAAGGATAAACGCCGTCACACGGCAGGTCATCACCATCTGTTGCTTGACCTGAAACAGCTGCCCGATCTGGACCAGCCGATCCCAAGGGATGACCATCATATCCACTTTGATCGGGGAGAGACGGAGGCCGTATTGGATCTGTCGCCCGGTAAGCACACCCTGCAACTCTTATTGGGTGACGAAACCCATGAACCCCATGATCCGCCCCTGATATCGGAGAAGATCACGATTACCGTAGAGTGA